The following proteins come from a genomic window of Nicotiana tomentosiformis chromosome 12, ASM39032v3, whole genome shotgun sequence:
- the LOC104116818 gene encoding uncharacterized protein codes for MEFPWLVGGDFNVIVSEEVKYGGMLAYIHEVEDFAHCNNICNLFDLGYKGSLYTWWNGRSGDDFIFKRLDRCLGNLKFLELFPALEVEHLIKYGLDHAPLLLTCNVNNLRVIKEHYQSDVEGNLFVVFHHKLSNVKKALVGWSKETFGDIFKQIVTLEDVIKVHEIEFELNPTPQNRAKLHKVEADLTRYLHLAEESWRQKAGMQ; via the exons ATGGAGTTTCCATGGCTTGTTGGGGGTGATTTCAATGTCATAGTGTCTGAGGAGGTGAAGTATGGGGGCATGCTAGCGTATATTCACGAAGTGGAAGACTTTGCACATTGTAATAATATATGTAACCTATTTGATCTTGGCTATAAAGGAAGTCTGTATACTTGGTGGAATGGAAGATCAGGAGATGATTTCATATTTAAAAGGCTTGATAGGTGCTTGGGTAATTTGAAATTTCTAGAATTGTTTCCTGCTTTGGAGGTGGAACATCTTATCAAGTATGGTCTAGATCACGCACCTTTATTACTTACATGTAATGTGAACAATCTCCGG GTTATCAAGGAGCATTATCAGTCAGATGTGGAAGGCAATCTATTTGTAGTTTTTCATCACAAGTTAAGCAATGTGAAGAAGGCTCTGGTTGGCTGGAGCAAAGAGACATTTGGAGATATTTTCAAGCAAATTGTCACACTGGAGGATGTCATCAAAGTTCATGAGATTGAGTTTGAATTGAATCCAACACCACAAAATAGGGCTAAACTACATAAGGTTGAAGCTGATCTTACAAGATACTTACACTTAGCGGAGGAGTCCTGGAGACAAAAAGCAGGCATGCAATAG
- the LOC138902792 gene encoding uncharacterized protein, with the protein MFLREYLPQTLRDAWRAAFEQLRHGTMSVSEYAVRFSDLSRHAPALVSSVRERVRRFIEWLSHGIRFNMAGELEADVPFQQVVDIAQRLEGMWVQEGEVTEAKRPRRLGGSTSPYFGGRV; encoded by the coding sequence atgttcttgagagaatatcttccccagacccttcgggatgcatggcgcgcagcgtttgagcagctacgccatgGCAccatgtcagtgtcagagtatgctgttagattcagtgatttgtccagacatgcacctgccttggtttcttcagttagagagcgagtccgcagattcattgaatgGCTCAGTCATGGTATCCGATTCAACATGGCTGGGGAGTTGGAGGCGGATGTTCCATTCCAGCAGGTGGTAGATATCGCTCAAAGATTGGAGGGCATGTGGGTTCAGGAGGGAGAGGTCacggaggctaagaggcctcgtagactGGGAGGGTCTACTAGTCCCTATTTTGGAGGTAGGGTATGA